Proteins encoded together in one Salvelinus namaycush isolate Seneca chromosome 26, SaNama_1.0, whole genome shotgun sequence window:
- the LOC120021063 gene encoding disks large homolog 4-like, which yields MGYAAGQLDSRTQGRFRGGAGRTQDVSAGRETHAGGGRGPLDLTAGGGRGPLTHSLSFQGNSPPVVVNTDTLDGSPYVNGTEGEIEYEEITLERGNSGLGFSIAGGTDNPHVGDDPSIFITKIIPGGAAAQDGRLSVNDSILFVNDVDVREVTHSLAVEALKEAGAIVRLYVLRRKPAAEKVTEIKLIKGPKGLGFSIAGGVGNQHIPGDNSIYVTKIIEGGAAHKDQRLQIGDKILAVNSVCLEDVMHEDAVGALKNTAEVVYLRVAKPNNLYLNSYNPPDLTSTYSPHMDTDLGPTYLGSDYPQALTPTSPSRFSPVLHSLMGDEDLPREPRRVLIHRGSTGLGFNIVGGEDGEGIFISFILAGGPADLSGELRKGDQILSVNGVDLRIATHEQAAAALKNAGQTVTIIAQYRPEEYSRFEAKIHDLREQLMNSSMGSGQTTLRSNAKRGFYIRALFDYDKTADCGFLSQAVGFRFGDVLHVLDCGDEEWWQARRVSPQTEAEEVGFIPSKRRVERKEWSRMGTKERDRSRDSLGSQGRDDSQHSYETVTQVEVHYARPIIILGPIKDRVNDDLLSEFPDKFGSCVPHTTRPKREYEVDGRDYHFVSSREQMEKDIQSHRFIEAGQYNSHLYGTSVQSVRQVAEQQGKHCILDVSANAVRRLQAAQLHPVAIFVRPKSLENVLEINTRLTEEQARKGMDRALKLEQDFLECFSAVVEGDSFEEVYHKVKTVIEEQSGPYIWIPTRERL from the exons ctctctttccagggAAATTCTCCCCCAGTGGTGGTGAACACTGACACACTTGACGGCTCCCCCTAC GTCAACGGGACAGAGGGGGAAATTGAGTATGAAGAGATTACACTGGAAAGA GGTAACTCAGGCCTGGGCTTCAGTATAGCTGGGGGGACAGATAACCCTCATGTTGGTGATGACCCCAGCATCTTCATCACCAAGATCATCCCTGGAGGAGCTGCGGCCCAGGACGGACGGTTGAG tgtgAATGACAGTATCCTGTTTGtgaatgatgttgatgtgagggAGGTGACCCACAGTCTGGCTGTAGAAGCTCTGAAGGAGGCGGGGGCCATCGTCCGCCTCTACGTGCTGCGCAGGAAACCAGCCGCAGAGAAAGTTACAGAGATCAAACTCATCAAAGGGCCCAAAG GTTTAGGTTTCAGCATCGCTGGAGGAGTGGGTAACCAGCACATTCCAGGAGACAACAGCATCTATGTCACTAAGATCATCGAGGGTGGAGCTGCTCACAAGGACCAGCGGCTGCAGATAGGGGATAAGATACTGGCG gtGAACAGTGTGTGTCTGGAGGACGTGATGCATGAGGATGCAGTGGGAGCCCTGAAGAACACAGCTGAGGTGGTTTACCTCAGGGTGGCCAAGCCTAACAACCTCTACCTGAACTCCTACAACCCCCCTGACCTCACCAGCA CATACTCCCCTCACATGGATACAGATCTTGGCCCCACCTACCTTGGATCAGATTACCCACAAGCTCTCACTCCCACCTCGCCCAGTCGCTTCTCTCCGGTGTTGCACAGCTTGATGGGGGATGAAGACCTTCCCAG GGAGCCTAGGAGAGTGCTGATCCACCGGGGTTCTACGGGCCTGGGTTTTAACATCgtgggaggagaggatggagaggggatCTTTATCTCCTTCATCCTGGCAGGGGGGCCTGCCGACCTCAGCGGAGAGCTGCGCAAGGGCGACCAGATCCTCAGC gtaaaTGGAGTGGACCTGCGTATCGCCACCCATGAGCAGGCTGCTGCAGCCCTGAAGAACGCTGGCCAGACTGTCACCATCATTGCCCAGTACAGACCAGAGG AATACAGCCGTTTCGAAGCGAAGATCCACGACCTGAGGGAACAGCTGATGAACAGCAGCATGGGTTCTGGTCAGACAACACTGAGGAGCAACGCCAAGAGAGGCTTCTACATCAG GGCCCTGTTTGACTATGATAAGACAGCAGACTGTGGTTTCCTGAGCCAGGCTGTGGGCTTCAGGTTTGGTGACGTGCTCCATGTCCTGGACTGTGGTGATGAGGAGTGGTGGCAGGCCAGACGGGTCAGCCCGCAGACAGAAGCTGAGGAGGTCGGCTTTATTCCCAGCAAACGCAG GGTAGAAAGGAAAGAGTGGTCTCGCATGGGCACCAAAGAAAGG GATCGCAGTCGAGACAGCCTCGGGTCTCAAG GGAGGGATGATTCTCAACACAGCTATGAAACAGTCACACAAGTGGAGG TCCATTATGCCAGGCCCATCATAATATTGGGTCCCATAAAGGACAGGGTAAATGATGACCTGCTGTCGGAGTTCCCTGACAAGTTTGGATCTTGTGTCCCTC ACACCACACGGCCCAAGCGTGAGTACGAGGTGGACGGGCGGGACTACCACTTTGTGTCGTCACGGGAACAAATGGAGAAGGACATCCAGAGCCACCGTTTCATCGAGGCGGGCCAGTACAACAGCCACCTGTACGGCACCAGCGTTCAGAGCGTCCGCCAGGTGGCAGAGCAG CAAGGAAAACACTGTATACTGGACGTATCGGCCAATGCTGTCCGCAGACTACAGGCCGCTCAGCTTCACCCCGTCGCCATCTTTGTCCGGCCCAAGTCACTGGAGAATGTcct AGAGATCAACACTCGACTGACAGAAGAGCAGGCCAGAAAGGGCATGGACCGCGCTCTCAAACTGGAACAGGACTTTCTAGAGTGTTTCTCAG ctgTGGTGGAAGGAGACAGCTTCGAGGAGGTTTACCACAAGGTGAAGACGGTGATCGAGGAGCAGTCGGGGCCTTACATCTGGATCCCCACCCGGGAGAGGCTGTGA